TAATTGACAtatttgatttatttttattttattaattattaagAAAACTCGAAGGAAAAAATCGAACCAAATCGATAAATTACATACTCATGTTTATAGTTATATATATAgcatatattaatttttataaataattttaaataatttatacTTATTCTTATCATTAATTTTATTTGTAATAGCTAATGGCTTTTATATATGTTCCCAAAAAAGAATTTTATGGCAGAGCAATACCTTATTGTTTTTAACCTACTGATATATTCCTCCCAAGCAATTTCGATTTGGAGTGAGATAAGCGAGAAAATTTGGAGGACCTAATCTATTCTTTCACTGTTTTGGTATAAAAAGGAATAGCAAATTATACTTCTtgcttcacaaaaaaaaaaaaaaaaaagagagagagattgaGTGACGTACGATTATTGACACATTTAACTCTTTTATGAGACCTTCAGTATGACACTCTTACTGTGTGAAATAAAAAatttacaaaataaaaatataagaGTGATACAAAATTATGAATAAAATATTTAACAATATTTACTAAATTTCAGTTAAAAGCAACTGAATTTATACATTTGAAATACCACACTCATATATACACATGCTTAACTTCatcttacaatttttttttaatacttctAAGATCTGAATTCTATAAGAATAAGTGGGCATTTGAACATAAGAATTGTAAAGTTCGGAAAATGTGGTATCTGTTTTCAATTTAAAAATGGTGTTTGAAAAttgtagttgtgtttggacatgaatgTATATACATTGGAGTtgttttttaattgtttttagtGATTTAGTGTGAAATTTGTGAAAATAACTTTTTGGAGTTTTTGGAATTCCGAAAAATTTCGGaattcaacttgaagttgaattctATTAAATTGTAACAATTTTATGCTCACACAATTTTCCGAAATAATATTCTGGAAAAAAAGAGAAAACTCTCCATGCCCAAACGGGCCCGATTCTTAGTTTATTTTGCTTATTAAGTAATTAGATTGACTCATTTTAAATAAAATGTGTCAAATAATAAGAGACATATATAGGATATTCATTTGGCCAAAATAGAGAAACAAATTAATATTGTAGAAGAAAATAGTCCATAGACACAGTGAATGACCAAAGACTAAAATCTAAAAGAAGAGAATGTTGGTCAAGATGCGTTCAATTCAATTATAAGCTCATATTGTAGACTCACTCACAAGGCTATCTTCTTCATAGGATGAAAAAATGGGCAAAGTAGCTAAGTTGAGCAAAGAACTTCATGGTTACGAGAAAAAGTATGCTAAGCCAAAACAAATGGGAGGAAAAAGATATATTCACCTGTGTTTTTACATAGTTTGTAAGATCATAATTAATTGCCTTCATTTAGTAGCTGAAAATGAAAAGCTATTGGAAATGAGAGGTTTTAAAAACTGAAACTGGAGCATTTCATCATTAATTTTCCTGAATACATGCTCTGTAGTGGAGTAATGAATGTCGAACAGTttctagtcttttttttttttttggtgaggtTTTATTAAGTCATTTAGTTAGTAGATTATGTataaaaaatccaaaaaattgagaaaaagataaataggaatgatggtcatagagaggtgtcacatcaccttgtctatgcctagctttatagtatatatagattaaaaaaataaaagcatATACAAAATCTGGTTTATGAaacaattcaattgaattggcaTTCTTGAGCAACGTATAATCATCCTTAATAACCCGTTTTTACCTCCTTCGGGATGAAAATTAGCATCTCTTTTTCTCTAAAATACATATATTCCTTTATTTTAACACAAATTTAAGCAATTTGAGAACAAAACGATGAATGTCTCCTTATGAATTAAATCAATATTAAGAAAAATTGTACGTCTGGTTTTTAAATTGTCTTTGTCTTTTCTATGAGTGacggaaataaaattaaaaaaatgggtTGTTGAGATAAAATAATGAGGAAATTATCGTGCCCAAGGCATGCTACAGGATCTATTTTTGCATTTACAAAGGATTATAAGACATCAAGAGTCATTAAGTGTGTCCCTATTGCGTTCCATTTTGGAGCAAAAGTATCAAAGTAATGCTATAGCGTATCAGAGCGATAGAATATGTATAGTCTATAGAGAAATAATTGTGAAACAGACTTACCAACTATACAAAAGACTATGAACATCCAACCAGAAACTTTAAGAAATTAAGAAGAGTGGTCTAGGACCATTATAAATTTCATTGAAAACCTTTATATAGTGGTTCTAACCAAGCCACCCTAAGGGCGTAATCTTTGTTATTTGGCAGGACAAGGCAACATATGATTTCTGTATAACAAATTCAATCTTTGTAACTAAAACTTTACGAGACATAATACCAAATCTCCAGCTAAGTGGTCAACCAAATGTTGAGCATTTCCACCAAGGCTTAAGCAGCACTTCAGTAGAAGCAAACTAAACTATCTAAATGATCTACAATTCACATCTTGCTAGGaataagttgcaaaattttaacTACAATTTTGAGCAAAACTTGTTTCGACATCATGCACCATGTTAGCGTAAACACAAGTGCAAAAGTCCGGCCTCCAGTAAGGCCAACTAGAACAACCAAAAGAAGAAGAGTAAATGAAATATTATGCTCTCTTCGGCCAAAACTATCTACTTTGACAATGGTTGCCTCAGGCACTTTTTCAGAGCTCATCGGACAATCATTGAAACCTTCAAGTTTATCATTCTCCTGAATGATATTATCAATTTCCCTTATTGGTATCATCTCATTCTCTGATTCCTTATTTACTTTCCTTCTGAACTTTGCAAGAAATCTCTTCATCTTGGATTTCATCTCAGATTTGTGAGATTTCTTTCTCTTGGATTCCGACAGTTCACTTCTCAATTCCCTTTTTTTCTCCATTAGATCCCCCTCTGAGTCCATTCCTTCACATTTCAATTTGCTACCACTACTGGACTCATCAGTTTTCTCCTTAATATGAATTTCTTGAACTTGATTAGCAAAATCACAGGAACCTAACTCATCTTGCTGTAATGGTGCCTTAAAAACACAATCTTCTTCTTCTAACTCAACCATTTTGGCTCCAACTAGAGCACAAGGCATGAGCAATCTATAGACGTGTTCTCCCAAATATTCAAAGATAAACAACAACAA
Above is a genomic segment from Lycium barbarum isolate Lr01 chromosome 12, ASM1917538v2, whole genome shotgun sequence containing:
- the LOC132621469 gene encoding uncharacterized protein LOC132621469, which translates into the protein MSFPWKKLKKSSISQLVKDHVRSQTPLVVETGFPTSLVDLFVKNRQRFMKTSKKKRHPAVVAEPPLSSLSSKSLPLPSPLAPPSPGGYTIKRSQLKGCQEEGERIDLDEAVDKNMVLIALLKIFLVVLLVLGTKNLALGITMSALLLFIFEYLGEHVYRLLMPCALVGAKMVELEEEDCVFKAPLQQDELGSCDFANQVQEIHIKEKTDESSSGSKLKCEGMDSEGDLMEKKRELRSELSESKRKKSHKSEMKSKMKRFLAKFRRKVNKESENEMIPIREIDNIIQENDKLEGFNDCPMSSEKVPEATIVKVDSFGRREHNISFTLLLLVVLVGLTGGRTFALVFTLTWCMMSKQVLLKIVVKILQLIPSKM